A single window of Vanessa atalanta chromosome 27, ilVanAtal1.2, whole genome shotgun sequence DNA harbors:
- the LOC125074269 gene encoding G patch domain-containing protein 4 has protein sequence MDFARKQLEKYGWTDGKGLGKKENGISEPLKPKLKRSVAGIGYDAAADFTEHWWSALYDKAASNYQVEEENGKTKKMKRIEDKEFVITNSTWRLKKKNNHNDTEEYSDFFVKKAVLGSGGSKTTKVNESDSDEESSAKDVKLTDEELFAACQGRTAHKGARHGLRALGKLARIEQQEQLLLQQTKYNTFLAKKTNSTDDTQVIEDTSLNEEVKPNKKKKKKRKRCKSNENECTNNVIIEASDKEPDERINHDTVDGKEDTEEQILKKKSKKSKKKLCEDIVEDSDVKLSKKKRKLSTNNSALNEDEPEIDLEIEETESSLSKKKKKRNK, from the exons ATGGATTTTGCTCGAAAGCAACTAGAAAAATACGGCTGGACAGATG GCAAAGGTCTTGGAAAAAAGGAAAATGGTATATCCGAACCGTTAAAACCTAAGTTAAAGCGAAGTGTAGCTGGTATAGGATACGATGCCGCCGCAGACTTCACGGAACACTGGTGGAGCGCCTTGTATGATAAGGCAGCTAGCAATTATCAG GTTGAAGAGGAAAATGGTAAAACAAAGAAGATGAAAAGAATAGAAGACAAAGAATTCGTAATCACAAACAGCACTTGGCGATTGAAGAAGAAAAACAATCATAATGACACAGAGGAATATTCTGACTTCTTTGTTAAGAAAGCTGTATTAGGTAGTGGTGGGTCAAAGACTACGAAAGTCAATGAGTCTGATTCAGATGAGGAGTCCAGTGCTAAAGATGTGAAATTGACTGATGAAGAATTGTTTGCGGCTTGCCAGGGCAGGACAGCACATAA agGTGCACGGCATGGTCTTAGAGCGTTGGGCAAACTAGCAAGAATAGAGCAACAGGAACAACTACTATTACAACAaacgaaatataatacatttcttGCCAAGAAAACCAATAGTACTGACGACACTCAAGTCATCGAAGACACAAGTTTAAATGAAGAAGTTAAACCAaacaagaagaaaaagaaaaagagaaaACGTTGCAAGAGCAATGAGAATGAATGtactaataatgttattatagaaGCTTCTGATAAAGAGCCTGACGAAAGAATAAATCATGATACAGTTGATGGAAAAGAAGATACAGAGgagcaaattttaaaaaagaaatccaAAAAGTCAAAGAAAAAATTATGTGAAGATATTGTTGAAGATTCCGATGTCAAATTATCTAAGAAAAAGCGTAAACTAAGTACAAACAATAGTGCCTTAAATGAAGATGAACCGGAAATCGATCTAGAAATAGAAGAAACAGAAAGTAGTttatctaaaaagaaaaaaaaacgcaataAGTGA